The following coding sequences lie in one Rutidosis leptorrhynchoides isolate AG116_Rl617_1_P2 chromosome 6, CSIRO_AGI_Rlap_v1, whole genome shotgun sequence genomic window:
- the LOC139855616 gene encoding heat shock 70 kDa protein 8-like produces MSEEHAYTVVSDGDAAGDTTSSAVTSPEIAIGIDIGTSQCSLAVWNSSNSQVELIRNTRNQKLIKSYVTFSNESPVGGVTNQLSHEYEMLSGASIFNMKRLIGRLDTDPIVTQASKTLPFLIQTLGIGVKPFIAALVNNIWRSTTPEEVLAIYLVELKGLAEHRLKRPVRNVVLTVPAAFNRFQLLRMARSCAMAGLHVLRFMPEPAAVALLYAQQQQQAVNENTGGEREKVGLVFNMGAGYSDVAIIATAGGVSQMKALAGCSVGGEDLLQNTMRYLLPEADTLFSGHGFQEIKSMGILRVATQDAIHKLSFQPSVQIDVDLGSGKKICKVLDVKEFEEVNSWVFEKCGSLVTQCLNDSKVEADNIDDVILVGGCVHIPKVRNMAMGICRRSEIYASINPLEAAVRGVAIEGALASGVNDPLGSLDLLTIQVNAHGIGIRSDGDSFVPIIGRNTTIPARREMFFTTAHDNQTEVLIVVYEGDEKTVDKNNLLGYFKVVGIPPAAKGVAEINVIMDIDASNMLRVMAGVLMPGTQDPVVPWMEVRLPTADDGNGLCADALNRSFGSTLDLVTLHNKIPK; encoded by the coding sequence ATGAGTGAAGAACATGCATACACTGTGGTATCTGATGGTGATGCCGCTGGGGATACGACATCCTCAGCTGTCACATCACCCGAAATCGCAATCGGCATCGACATTGGTACTTCACAATGTAGCCTTGCAGTTTGGAACAGTTCCAACTCTCAGGTAGAGCTTATTAGGAACACAAGAAATCAAAAGCTAATCAAGTCGTACGTCACCTTCAGTAACGAATCCCCTGTCGGTGGGGTCACTAATCAACTATCTCATGAATACGAGATGTTATCAGGAGCCTCCATTTTTAACATGAAACGACTAATCGGTAGACTTGATACTGACCCGATCGTTACTCAAGCTAGCAAGACTTTACCGTTTCTTATTCAAACTTTGGGGATCGGCGTCAAGCCGTTTATTGCAGCACTCGTGAATAACATATGGAGATCGACTACACCTGAAGAAGTTCTTGCAATTTATCTTGTGGAGTTAAAAGGTTTAGCAGAACATCGACTTAAACGACCTGTGAGAAACGTTGTTTTAACTGTACCGGCTGCGTTTAACCGGTTTCAGTTGTTGAGAATGGCTCGATCGTGTGCCATGGCTGGTCTTCACGTTCTTCGATTTATGCCAGAACCTGCTGCTGTTGCGTTGCTGTATGCACAACAGCAACAGCAGGCGGTGAATGAAAATACGGGTGGCGAACGGGAAAAAGTTGGTCTTGTGTTCAACATGGGTGCTGGGTATTCGGACGTGGCGATAATAGCGACAGCTGGCGGGGTGTCGCAAATGAAAGCGTTGGCAGGGTGTAGCGTAGGAGGTGAAGATTTGTTGCAGAATACAATGCGTTACCTTTTACCAGAGGCGGATACTCTGTTTTCGGGTCACGGGTTTCAAGAGATCAAATCGATGGGTATTTTACGTGTTGCTACACAAGATGCGATacataaactttcatttcaaccgAGTGTACAAATCGACGTTGATCTTGGAAGCGGGAAAAAGATATGTAAAGTTCTTGACGTTAAAGAATTCGAGGAGGTTAACAGTTGGGTATTTGAAAAGTGTGGTTCTTTGGTAACACAGTGCTTGAATGACTCGAAGGTGGAAGCTGACAACATCGATGATGTCATTCTGGTCGGTGGTTGTGTCCATATTCCGAAGGTGAGGAATATGGCGATGGGTATTTGTAGAAGGAGCGAAATTTATGCAAGTATCAACCCGTTAGAAGCTGCTGTTCGTGGGGTCGCAATTGAAGGAGCGTTGGCTTCTGGGGTCAATGATCCGTTAGGAAGTTTAGACCTTTTAACTATCCAAGTCAATGCGCATGGCATCGGGATTCGATCAGATGGTGACAGTTTTGTACCGATTATAGGACGGAACACTACTATTCCTGCTAGAAGAGAAATGTTTTTTACTACTGCGCATGACAACCAAACTGAGGTGTTGATTGTTGTATACGAAGGTGATGAAAAGACGGTGGATAAGAATAATCTGCTCGGGTATTTTAAGGTTGTGGGGATACCTCCAGCTGCAAAAGGGGTGGCGGAAATTAATGTGATTATGGATATTGATGCTTCGAATATGTTGAGAGTTATGGCTGGGGTTTTGATGCCTGGGACGCAAGATCCGGTGGTACCTTGGATGGAAGTAAGATTGCCGACGGCTGATGATGGTAATGGATTGTGTGCTGATGCTTTGAACAGATCGTTCGGGTCGACTTTAGACTTGGTAACGCTCCATAACAAAATACCCAAGTGA